The proteins below are encoded in one region of Dryobates pubescens isolate bDryPub1 chromosome 27, bDryPub1.pri, whole genome shotgun sequence:
- the SLC13A1 gene encoding solute carrier family 13 member 1 isoform X1, with the protein MKILSYLLVYRRFLLIVLTPLLLLPLPLIIKTKEAECAYTLFVVAIFWLTEALPLAVSALLPAFMFPLLGIMGSKQVASAYFKDFHLLLIGVICLATSIEKWNLHKRVALRMVMLVGVNPAWLTLGFMVSCAFLSMWLSNTSAAAMVMPIVEAVAQQITKAEAEADALDMSCSNGSINPALELDENIGESENSDWKEKEKQVNGYDNSVSSTMCTIEKESEKEKEQQNLPPAETEKKSREDKYSGIFKVMCLCVAYSATIGGLTTITGTSTNLIFTEHFNTRYPDCQCINFGSWFILSIPITVVILMLSWLWLQWLFLGFDFKNMFKCGKKKTAREEASAQVIQEEYKKLGPMSYPEIVTLVLFILMTLLWFTREPGFIPGWSSLFPKYKGYATDSTTALVIGLLFFIIPAKTLSRTSNGETTVFGYTPLITWKEFQSCMPWEIAILVGGGFALADGCEVSKLSDWVASKLTPLGSLPLWLVILISCLIVTSVTEVASNPATITIFLPILSPLAEAIHVNPLFILIPATLCTSFAFLLPVANPANAIVFSYGHLTIMDMVKAGLGINIIGVAVVMLAIMTWIVPMFDLYNYPSWAPNIPSTNSTGL; encoded by the exons ATGAAGATTCTTAGCTACCTCCTGGTTTACCGAAGGTTCCTTCTCATTGTCCTCACCCCACTGCTTTTACTTCCACTTCCACTTATCATCAAAACCAAA GAAGCAGAATGTGCATACACGTTGTTTGTAGTTGCCATCTTTTGGCTCACAGAAGCATTGCCACTGGCTGTTTCAGCTTTGCTCCCTGCCTTTATGTTCCCATTGTTGGGTATAATGGGATCCAAGCAG GTGGCATCTGCTTATTTCAAAGACTTTCATCTGCTGCTGATTGGAGTAATTTGTTTGGCAACATCAATCGAAAAATGGAATCTCCACAAAAGAGTGGCTTTAAGAATGGTGATGCTGGTGGGTGTCAACCCTGCATG gctTACGCTGGGTTTCATGGTTAGCTGTGCTTTCTTGTCAATGTGGCTCAGCaatacctctgctgctgccatggtgATGCCAATTGTAGAAGCTGTAGCACAGCAGATCACTAAAGCTGAAGCAGAAGCTGATGCACTGGACATGTCTTGCTCTAATGGCTCCATCAACCCGGCACTGGAGCTGGACG AAAATATAGGAGAAAGTGAAAACAGTgactggaaagagaaagaaaaacaagttaATGG ATATGACAACAGTGTGAGTAGTACTATGTGCACAAttgaaaaagaaagtgaaaaagaaaaggaacag CAGAACTTGCCGCCtgctgaaacagagaaaaaaagcagagaggacAAATACAGTGGGATCTTCAAAGTGATGTGCTTATGTGTTGCTTATTCTGCTACCATTGGAGGGCTGACCACAATCACAGGAACATCAACTAATCTGATTTTTACTGAGCACTTCAATAC ACGTTACCCAGATTGCCAGTGCATCAATTTTGGATCCTGGTTTATCCTTTCCATCCCTATCACAGTTGTTATCCTGATGCTCTCCTGGCTTTGGCTCCAGTGGCTTTTCCTTGGGTTTGA TTTTAAAAACATGTTCAAGTGtggcaaaaagaaaacagctaGAGAAGAGGCTTCTGCACAGGTGATTCAGGAGGAGTATAAGAAGCTTGGACCAATGAG CTACCCAGAAATTGTTACACTCGTCCTATTCATTTTAATGACCCTGCTGTGGTTCACCAgagagcctggcttcatcccAGGGTGGTCTTCACTTTTCCCAAA GTATAAAGGCTATGCAACAGATTCAACAACTGCCTTAGTGATAGGCCTCCTGTTCTTTATTATTCCAGCAAAAACATTGTCTAGAACTTCAAATGGAGAAACCA cTGTTTTTGGTTACACTCCTCTGATTACTTGGAAGGAATTTCAGTCATGCATGCCTTGGGAAATAGCTATTCTTGTTGGTGGTGGGTTTGCACTGGCAGACGGCTGCGAG GTTTCAAAACTTTCTGATTGGGTAGCAAGTAAATTGACCCCCCTAGGATCATTACCCTTGTGGCTGGTTATCCTGATCTCGTGCCTTATTGTCACTTCAGTAACGGAAGTGGCCAGCAATCCAGCTACCATTACGATATTTTTGCCCATACTGTCTCCTTTG GCTGAAGCCATTCATGTGAATCCgcttttcattttgatacctgCTACCTTGTGTACTTCCTTTGCATTCCTGCTCCCTGTTGCAAACCCAGCAAATGCCATTGTATTTTCATATGGTCATTTAACTATTATGGACATG gTGAAAGCTGGTTTGGGCATTAACATCATCGGAGTTGCTGTAGTTATGCTTGCAATTATGACATGGATAGTGCCTATGTTTGACCTCTATAACTACCCAAGTTGGGCACCAAACATTCCTTCTACAAATAGCACTGggctgtaa
- the SLC13A1 gene encoding solute carrier family 13 member 1 isoform X2 → MKILSYLLVYRRFLLIVLTPLLLLPLPLIIKTKEAECAYTLFVVAIFWLTEALPLAVSALLPAFMFPLLGIMGSKQVASAYFKDFHLLLIGVICLATSIEKWNLHKRVALRMVMLVGVNPAWLTLGFMVSCAFLSMWLSNTSAAAMVMPIVEAVAQQITKAEAEADALDMSCSNGSINPALELDENIGESENSDWKEKEKQVNGYDNSVSSTMCTIEKESEKEKEQNLPPAETEKKSREDKYSGIFKVMCLCVAYSATIGGLTTITGTSTNLIFTEHFNTRYPDCQCINFGSWFILSIPITVVILMLSWLWLQWLFLGFDFKNMFKCGKKKTAREEASAQVIQEEYKKLGPMSYPEIVTLVLFILMTLLWFTREPGFIPGWSSLFPKYKGYATDSTTALVIGLLFFIIPAKTLSRTSNGETTVFGYTPLITWKEFQSCMPWEIAILVGGGFALADGCEVSKLSDWVASKLTPLGSLPLWLVILISCLIVTSVTEVASNPATITIFLPILSPLAEAIHVNPLFILIPATLCTSFAFLLPVANPANAIVFSYGHLTIMDMVKAGLGINIIGVAVVMLAIMTWIVPMFDLYNYPSWAPNIPSTNSTGL, encoded by the exons ATGAAGATTCTTAGCTACCTCCTGGTTTACCGAAGGTTCCTTCTCATTGTCCTCACCCCACTGCTTTTACTTCCACTTCCACTTATCATCAAAACCAAA GAAGCAGAATGTGCATACACGTTGTTTGTAGTTGCCATCTTTTGGCTCACAGAAGCATTGCCACTGGCTGTTTCAGCTTTGCTCCCTGCCTTTATGTTCCCATTGTTGGGTATAATGGGATCCAAGCAG GTGGCATCTGCTTATTTCAAAGACTTTCATCTGCTGCTGATTGGAGTAATTTGTTTGGCAACATCAATCGAAAAATGGAATCTCCACAAAAGAGTGGCTTTAAGAATGGTGATGCTGGTGGGTGTCAACCCTGCATG gctTACGCTGGGTTTCATGGTTAGCTGTGCTTTCTTGTCAATGTGGCTCAGCaatacctctgctgctgccatggtgATGCCAATTGTAGAAGCTGTAGCACAGCAGATCACTAAAGCTGAAGCAGAAGCTGATGCACTGGACATGTCTTGCTCTAATGGCTCCATCAACCCGGCACTGGAGCTGGACG AAAATATAGGAGAAAGTGAAAACAGTgactggaaagagaaagaaaaacaagttaATGG ATATGACAACAGTGTGAGTAGTACTATGTGCACAAttgaaaaagaaagtgaaaaagaaaaggaacag AACTTGCCGCCtgctgaaacagagaaaaaaagcagagaggacAAATACAGTGGGATCTTCAAAGTGATGTGCTTATGTGTTGCTTATTCTGCTACCATTGGAGGGCTGACCACAATCACAGGAACATCAACTAATCTGATTTTTACTGAGCACTTCAATAC ACGTTACCCAGATTGCCAGTGCATCAATTTTGGATCCTGGTTTATCCTTTCCATCCCTATCACAGTTGTTATCCTGATGCTCTCCTGGCTTTGGCTCCAGTGGCTTTTCCTTGGGTTTGA TTTTAAAAACATGTTCAAGTGtggcaaaaagaaaacagctaGAGAAGAGGCTTCTGCACAGGTGATTCAGGAGGAGTATAAGAAGCTTGGACCAATGAG CTACCCAGAAATTGTTACACTCGTCCTATTCATTTTAATGACCCTGCTGTGGTTCACCAgagagcctggcttcatcccAGGGTGGTCTTCACTTTTCCCAAA GTATAAAGGCTATGCAACAGATTCAACAACTGCCTTAGTGATAGGCCTCCTGTTCTTTATTATTCCAGCAAAAACATTGTCTAGAACTTCAAATGGAGAAACCA cTGTTTTTGGTTACACTCCTCTGATTACTTGGAAGGAATTTCAGTCATGCATGCCTTGGGAAATAGCTATTCTTGTTGGTGGTGGGTTTGCACTGGCAGACGGCTGCGAG GTTTCAAAACTTTCTGATTGGGTAGCAAGTAAATTGACCCCCCTAGGATCATTACCCTTGTGGCTGGTTATCCTGATCTCGTGCCTTATTGTCACTTCAGTAACGGAAGTGGCCAGCAATCCAGCTACCATTACGATATTTTTGCCCATACTGTCTCCTTTG GCTGAAGCCATTCATGTGAATCCgcttttcattttgatacctgCTACCTTGTGTACTTCCTTTGCATTCCTGCTCCCTGTTGCAAACCCAGCAAATGCCATTGTATTTTCATATGGTCATTTAACTATTATGGACATG gTGAAAGCTGGTTTGGGCATTAACATCATCGGAGTTGCTGTAGTTATGCTTGCAATTATGACATGGATAGTGCCTATGTTTGACCTCTATAACTACCCAAGTTGGGCACCAAACATTCCTTCTACAAATAGCACTGggctgtaa